A section of the Rummeliibacillus pycnus genome encodes:
- a CDS encoding YitT family protein, with protein sequence MGNNDNSDGITKKKGKHKRILIRFALITFGALIMAVGLEKVLIPNHLIDGGVTGIAMMASHITGMSLGLFLFLFNIPFLYLGYKQIGKSFAISVAYGIIVLSLATSFIPHGQAFTNDTLLATVLGGIMLGIGVGIAIRAGGCLDGSETLAIMFNKKLPFSVGQIILFMNLFILGSAGFIFGLDRAMYSLIAYFIAFKTIDLVSEGFNQTKSIWIISDQADEIGEAIMDRLGRGITYLNGRGGYTKDEKQVIFCVISRLEEAKLKSIVEDVDPSAFLAFSNMSEIQGGNFKKKDIH encoded by the coding sequence ATGGGTAACAATGACAATTCAGATGGTATAACAAAAAAGAAAGGAAAACATAAAAGAATCTTAATTCGTTTTGCATTAATTACTTTTGGTGCTTTAATCATGGCAGTTGGTCTTGAAAAAGTGCTTATCCCCAATCATTTAATCGACGGCGGTGTTACGGGTATTGCTATGATGGCATCTCATATAACAGGCATGTCACTTGGTCTATTCCTCTTTTTATTCAACATCCCATTTCTCTATTTAGGGTATAAACAAATTGGTAAAAGTTTCGCTATTTCTGTAGCTTATGGCATTATTGTTTTATCACTTGCCACATCTTTCATACCACATGGACAAGCATTTACAAATGATACGCTTCTTGCTACTGTTCTTGGTGGCATTATGCTTGGTATAGGTGTAGGAATTGCTATTCGTGCAGGGGGCTGCTTAGATGGTAGTGAAACGCTAGCCATTATGTTTAACAAAAAGCTTCCCTTCTCCGTTGGACAAATTATTTTGTTCATGAATCTATTTATTTTAGGTAGTGCCGGATTTATTTTCGGTCTTGACCGTGCTATGTATTCACTAATTGCATACTTTATCGCTTTTAAAACTATCGACCTTGTTTCTGAAGGCTTTAACCAAACAAAATCAATTTGGATTATCAGCGATCAAGCAGATGAAATTGGTGAAGCCATCATGGATCGTTTAGGTCGAGGCATCACTTATCTTAATGGTAGGGGTGGCTATACGAAAGACGAAAAGCAAGTCATCTTCTGTGTAATCAGCCGACTTGAAGAAGCCAAGTTAAAATCAATCGTAGAAGACGTTGATCCCTCTGCTTTCTTGGCATTTAGTAATATGTCTGAAATTCAGGGCGGAAATTTTAAGAAAAAAGATATTCACTAA
- a CDS encoding nitroreductase family protein has translation MNEQSLSVKEAIRNRRSIKMFNGQPVDRDDLMEIINDAVWAPNHGNRQPWRIVLACGTELDALKELIREYAVPEWKQLSEDVLAKKMQKFVTPGAYEFVIVPQDVRQKERYEDFAAASSFIQNIQLLAWDRGIGACWKTPNWIDHPKFREALGVKPEERIISMLQFGYFDEIPKEKPRKSAEEIVTIFGE, from the coding sequence ATGAATGAACAATCTTTATCAGTAAAAGAAGCAATTCGTAACCGTCGTTCTATTAAAATGTTCAATGGTCAACCTGTAGACCGTGATGATTTAATGGAAATTATTAACGATGCTGTATGGGCACCAAATCATGGGAATCGCCAACCGTGGCGTATAGTACTTGCTTGTGGAACTGAATTAGATGCCTTAAAAGAATTAATCCGTGAATATGCAGTCCCAGAATGGAAACAATTATCTGAAGATGTACTTGCAAAAAAAATGCAAAAATTCGTTACACCAGGTGCATATGAATTCGTAATCGTACCACAAGATGTCCGTCAAAAAGAACGTTATGAAGACTTTGCTGCGGCTAGTAGCTTCATTCAAAATATACAATTATTGGCGTGGGATCGTGGAATCGGCGCATGTTGGAAAACACCAAATTGGATTGATCATCCAAAATTCCGTGAAGCATTAGGCGTAAAACCAGAAGAACGTATCATTAGTATGCTTCAATTTGGTTACTTTGACGAAATTCCAAAAGAAAAACCTCGTAAATCAGCAGAAGAGATTGTTACAATTTTTGGTGAATAA
- the spx gene encoding transcriptional regulator Spx, with translation MTVTIYTQTSCTSSKKALQWLRDNNITYKEKRITSETLTLPEFKRILSMTEDGTDEIISKNSKDFKNLKCDIEQLSIQELYDIVKEHPKMLRSPILLDEKRLQVGYNEMDIRRFIPRKVRAYELYEMQRLSYES, from the coding sequence ATGACTGTTACCATTTATACTCAAACAAGCTGTACCTCATCTAAAAAGGCTTTACAATGGTTAAGAGATAATAATATTACTTACAAAGAAAAACGAATTACTTCTGAAACGTTAACACTTCCTGAGTTTAAACGTATTTTAAGTATGACTGAAGATGGTACTGATGAAATCATTTCCAAAAACTCAAAAGATTTCAAAAACTTAAAATGTGATATTGAACAATTATCCATTCAAGAACTTTATGATATTGTGAAAGAGCATCCTAAAATGTTACGTAGTCCAATACTTTTAGATGAAAAACGCCTACAAGTTGGCTATAACGAAATGGATATTCGTCGTTTTATCCCTCGTAAAGTTCGTGCATATGAATTGTATGAAATGCAACGATTATCTTATGAAAGCTAA
- a CDS encoding DUF2804 domain-containing protein yields MTQHAEKEIVDMTLLCDKKGNLNPAAIGYARKPIIQSNLKGHIMRKKKWNYWCVFGDDIMFSATISHLDYAAVCFVYFLEYETQRYFEKTVTIPLGYKLKMPENVLETVSFNNNDVKIQLLYSQGETQMTVTIPDFDGDLLHADLTIKHLEDDDSLNVVIPWNRQTFQFTAKHHSLPASGYVKIGDKRYNFFEEDCFAVLDFGRGVWPREATWNWAMASQRSGNHRIALNLGGQWTDGTGMTENAIFIDGKMQKIHEDVIFNFNKKNFMQPWHITTKFTDDIQLIFTPFFEREATTDVKLVKSSVHQMVGYYNGRVRLENGHYMPIQQLLGTVEDHIAKW; encoded by the coding sequence TTGACACAGCACGCTGAAAAAGAGATTGTTGATATGACATTACTTTGTGATAAAAAAGGCAACTTAAATCCTGCTGCTATCGGTTATGCAAGAAAGCCTATTATACAAAGTAATTTAAAAGGTCATATTATGCGTAAGAAAAAATGGAATTATTGGTGTGTTTTTGGTGACGACATTATGTTCTCAGCAACAATTAGTCATTTAGATTATGCAGCAGTTTGTTTCGTCTATTTTCTCGAATATGAAACGCAAAGATATTTTGAGAAAACGGTTACAATTCCTCTTGGATATAAACTTAAAATGCCTGAAAATGTTTTAGAAACCGTGTCTTTCAACAACAATGATGTAAAAATTCAACTACTATATTCTCAAGGTGAAACACAGATGACTGTAACCATTCCTGATTTTGATGGAGATCTTCTGCATGCAGACTTAACAATCAAACATCTAGAAGACGATGATTCATTAAATGTTGTCATTCCATGGAACCGTCAAACATTTCAATTTACTGCAAAGCATCATTCTTTACCAGCTAGTGGTTATGTAAAAATCGGAGATAAACGTTATAACTTTTTCGAAGAAGACTGTTTTGCCGTTCTCGATTTTGGTCGTGGAGTTTGGCCACGGGAAGCAACTTGGAACTGGGCTATGGCCTCACAACGTTCTGGAAATCATCGTATAGCGTTAAACCTTGGTGGCCAATGGACGGATGGTACGGGAATGACAGAAAACGCCATATTTATTGATGGCAAAATGCAAAAGATTCATGAGGATGTAATTTTCAATTTTAATAAGAAGAATTTTATGCAACCATGGCATATTACGACGAAATTCACAGATGATATACAACTAATATTTACACCATTTTTTGAACGAGAAGCTACTACAGATGTAAAACTAGTGAAATCTTCTGTACATCAAATGGTTGGGTATTATAATGGTCGTGTTCGCTTAGAAAATGGACATTATATGCCTATTCAACAACTACTAGGAACGGTTGAAGATCATATCGCAAAATGGTAA
- a CDS encoding RNA polymerase sigma factor has translation MNITLENVYEEYNRYIYHLCLKLTRNKSEAEDLMQEVWVKVVRYESYVAEVEHVKAWLTTICMNTFRDRYRKNVRRSKYMMSQPETLDVPVLDLVPNNDPSTEAVVEQEVISEIVQEKINQLDSIYRNTLLYFYVNQYSLVEIAELMKVSIGTVKSRLFRAKQRLKDIMMSDATSAEVVLPA, from the coding sequence ATGAATATTACACTTGAAAATGTTTATGAAGAATACAATCGTTATATATATCACTTATGTTTAAAATTAACGCGCAACAAATCTGAAGCAGAAGACCTTATGCAAGAAGTTTGGGTAAAGGTTGTTCGCTACGAATCTTATGTTGCTGAAGTAGAACACGTAAAAGCTTGGTTAACAACTATTTGTATGAATACTTTCCGCGACCGTTATCGTAAAAATGTTCGTCGTAGTAAGTACATGATGAGTCAACCTGAAACATTAGACGTACCAGTATTAGATTTGGTTCCCAATAATGATCCATCAACTGAAGCAGTAGTTGAACAAGAAGTTATTTCTGAAATTGTACAAGAGAAAATTAATCAATTAGATAGTATTTATCGAAATACACTTTTATATTTCTACGTAAATCAATACTCTTTAGTAGAAATTGCAGAGTTAATGAAAGTGTCGATTGGTACCGTTAAATCTCGATTATTTCGCGCAAAACAACGTTTAAAAGACATCATGATGTCTGATGCAACATCTGCAGAAGTAGTTTTACCAGCATAA
- a CDS encoding dipeptidase, producing the protein MSQLEALDTYFTTHRDEHLDEMKQFLSIASISSLSEHKEDMKKAAAFLGESMKNAGLENIKINETAGHPVVTADWLHAEGKPTILVYGHYDVQPVDPLNLWDSEPFKPEIRDNILYARGSSDDKGQVFMHVKVIEALIKENGVLPVNVKFLIEGEEEIGSVNLPAFVEAHKEQLAADLVLISDTSLYAPGRPAVCYALRGLTGVQIDVRAAKGDLHSGIYGGGVQNPIHALADILASFHDEHGTITVDGFYDKVRPITAEEKAAFEALDFDEENIKAEAGVKELYGEEGYTYLERTWARPTLEVNGVFGGFSGEGIKTVLPATAGAKITCRLVPDQDPNEIVAQLRAHIEKHKPAGVDITVTDFDKGKPFITPLDHPYIQAAGRSYETQYDAKTAYIRAGGSIPIVATFDEILAVPVIMMGFALSTENFHAPNEHFHLENFDKGLRVVSDYYYEIANLSK; encoded by the coding sequence GTGAGTCAATTAGAAGCATTAGACACTTACTTTACAACTCATCGTGATGAACATCTCGATGAAATGAAACAATTTTTATCTATCGCAAGTATTAGTTCTTTATCTGAACATAAAGAAGATATGAAAAAAGCAGCTGCTTTTCTTGGAGAATCCATGAAAAATGCTGGACTTGAAAATATTAAAATCAATGAAACTGCTGGGCATCCAGTTGTTACTGCCGACTGGTTACATGCTGAAGGTAAACCAACTATTTTAGTATATGGTCATTACGATGTACAACCAGTAGATCCTTTAAATTTATGGGATAGCGAACCATTCAAACCTGAAATTCGCGACAATATTTTATATGCTCGTGGTTCAAGTGATGACAAAGGCCAAGTATTTATGCATGTAAAAGTAATTGAAGCATTGATAAAAGAAAATGGGGTATTACCAGTTAATGTAAAATTCCTAATTGAAGGCGAAGAAGAAATTGGTAGTGTAAATCTTCCCGCATTTGTTGAGGCACACAAAGAACAACTTGCTGCTGACTTAGTATTAATCTCAGATACAAGTCTTTATGCACCAGGTCGTCCAGCTGTATGTTATGCGTTACGAGGTTTAACTGGTGTTCAAATAGATGTTCGTGCTGCAAAAGGTGACCTTCATTCCGGTATTTATGGTGGCGGTGTGCAAAATCCAATTCACGCCTTAGCCGATATCCTTGCATCATTCCACGATGAACATGGCACAATAACAGTAGATGGTTTCTATGATAAAGTACGTCCAATAACAGCAGAAGAAAAAGCTGCATTTGAAGCTTTAGACTTTGATGAAGAAAATATTAAAGCAGAAGCTGGCGTAAAAGAATTATATGGAGAAGAAGGATATACTTATCTTGAACGCACATGGGCACGTCCAACTTTAGAAGTAAACGGTGTATTCGGTGGTTTCTCAGGAGAAGGTATTAAAACAGTACTACCTGCAACTGCTGGTGCAAAAATTACTTGTCGTTTAGTACCTGATCAAGATCCAAATGAAATCGTAGCTCAACTAAGAGCACATATCGAAAAACATAAACCAGCCGGTGTAGATATTACAGTCACTGATTTTGACAAAGGTAAACCATTCATCACACCACTTGACCATCCATATATCCAAGCTGCTGGTCGTTCATACGAAACACAATATGACGCAAAAACAGCTTATATTCGCGCCGGTGGATCTATACCAATTGTAGCAACATTTGATGAAATTTTAGCTGTCCCTGTTATTATGATGGGCTTTGCACTATCAACAGAAAATTTCCATGCACCAAATGAACACTTCCATTTAGAAAACTTTGATAAAGGGCTTCGAGTAGTTAGCGATTACTATTATGAAATCGCAAATTTATCGAAATAA
- a CDS encoding MarR family winged helix-turn-helix transcriptional regulator, translated as MNETRRESIASLFEIVSSLERKWANEWNSHNTMGLSKTHIFILDLLHGEGPMRPSALAERLHVTTGGVTVLTTKLIKAGYIIKTQNPTDRRASQLEITEAGHELLVTAHEHITNIVDRMFGMLTEEEIHSLRTIFSKCLLG; from the coding sequence ATGAATGAAACAAGAAGAGAAAGTATTGCTTCCCTTTTTGAAATTGTTTCTTCTTTAGAGAGAAAATGGGCAAATGAGTGGAATAGTCACAATACCATGGGATTGTCAAAAACCCATATCTTTATACTCGATTTACTCCATGGTGAAGGACCTATGCGCCCTTCAGCTTTGGCTGAAAGACTTCACGTTACTACAGGTGGTGTTACTGTACTCACTACTAAGCTGATTAAAGCAGGTTATATTATTAAAACTCAAAATCCAACTGATCGCCGTGCCTCACAGCTTGAGATTACTGAAGCAGGTCATGAACTTTTAGTAACTGCTCACGAACATATTACAAATATTGTAGACCGTATGTTTGGAATGCTCACTGAAGAAGAAATTCATTCTTTAAGAACTATCTTCTCAAAGTGCTTATTAGGTTAA
- a CDS encoding amidase domain-containing protein, which yields MYNRQKAVDYANRWWDSANPAFPKFDDDCTNFISQCLFAGGAPMAGYPDRIKGWWLKGGTWSYSWTTANALFWYLQNSTKGLRGKRVQSESDLELGDLIFLDFTGDGRVDHSLIVTSIINGVPYVNAHTTNSYHRLWTYEDSSAYTPNIKYYFMHIEVTP from the coding sequence ATGTATAATAGGCAAAAAGCTGTTGATTATGCAAATCGCTGGTGGGACAGTGCAAATCCTGCATTTCCTAAATTTGATGATGATTGTACCAATTTCATCTCACAATGTTTGTTTGCAGGTGGAGCTCCGATGGCAGGGTACCCTGATCGGATAAAGGGATGGTGGTTAAAGGGAGGAACATGGAGTTATAGTTGGACGACTGCAAATGCACTGTTCTGGTATTTGCAAAATTCAACAAAAGGATTACGGGGAAAAAGAGTTCAAAGCGAGAGTGATTTGGAGCTAGGAGATTTAATTTTTCTTGACTTTACGGGAGATGGTAGAGTTGATCATTCTTTAATTGTAACGAGCATTATAAATGGTGTACCTTATGTTAATGCACATACAACAAACAGTTACCATCGATTATGGACATATGAAGATTCAAGCGCTTATACACCAAATATAAAATATTATTTCATGCACATAGAAGTAACCCCATAA
- a CDS encoding hemolysin family protein, with product MLEFLGLVVCLLISFFFSGSETALTAINRMKVQLRANQGDRMSQKLNLLIAQPDRMITTILIINNTVNILMPTLLTIIALRHNWQISVATTILTIIIIVFGEVLPKTIAVTFADRLAYLVAPIVSLFVKILSPITWIVQGFTNLFIRIISNGTVTKATLTKEEFRGIVDFASTEGAFDESESERLKEVLDFPDKDVSDVLGTHRTDVIGLPVDANYEDVRNTILEYSFTRYPVYEDSLDNIVGMFYSKKFVEWSLDPTKKLVDFMDPDPLYVVSTVSIEKVFTMMLTQKKHLAIVLDEYGGTLGIVSHEDIIEEMIGLEIEDESDEEVESLIYDLTENTLVCHGRLEIEEANQLFKVAIPQDHETVGGFVLELSLHIPEPGETFDFENLHIVVNEVDDSRITKLTITKRPIVLDE from the coding sequence TTGTTGGAATTTCTGGGATTGGTCGTATGCTTGCTTATATCATTTTTCTTTTCTGGAAGTGAGACGGCTTTAACAGCTATAAATAGGATGAAGGTCCAGTTACGAGCAAACCAAGGTGACAGAATGTCTCAAAAACTGAACCTATTGATTGCTCAACCAGATCGTATGATTACGACTATTTTAATTATCAATAATACAGTAAATATTTTAATGCCAACATTATTAACCATTATTGCATTGCGTCATAATTGGCAAATTTCTGTGGCTACGACTATTTTAACAATTATCATTATTGTTTTTGGTGAAGTATTACCAAAGACAATTGCTGTAACTTTCGCTGATCGGCTTGCGTATCTTGTAGCCCCAATTGTCTCATTATTCGTAAAAATCCTTAGTCCGATTACGTGGATAGTACAAGGGTTTACTAATTTATTTATTCGTATAATATCTAATGGAACTGTGACGAAAGCAACCCTTACCAAGGAAGAATTTAGGGGGATAGTAGATTTTGCTTCAACAGAAGGAGCATTTGATGAAAGTGAATCCGAACGTTTAAAAGAGGTATTAGATTTTCCGGACAAGGATGTATCGGATGTTTTAGGTACACATCGAACGGATGTTATTGGCTTACCAGTTGATGCGAATTATGAAGATGTAAGAAATACAATTTTAGAATACTCATTTACTCGCTATCCAGTTTACGAAGATAGTTTAGATAATATTGTAGGGATGTTCTATTCGAAAAAATTTGTTGAATGGTCTTTAGATCCAACCAAAAAGTTGGTTGATTTTATGGATCCAGATCCTCTTTATGTGGTTTCAACTGTAAGTATTGAAAAAGTATTCACAATGATGCTTACACAAAAGAAACATTTGGCTATTGTTTTGGATGAGTATGGCGGTACTCTTGGAATCGTTTCACATGAAGATATTATTGAAGAAATGATTGGTCTAGAAATTGAGGATGAGTCAGATGAAGAAGTGGAATCACTTATATATGATTTAACAGAAAATACATTAGTTTGTCATGGGCGGTTAGAAATTGAAGAGGCGAACCAACTTTTTAAGGTTGCAATTCCACAGGATCACGAAACAGTAGGTGGGTTTGTTCTAGAATTAAGTTTGCATATACCAGAACCTGGCGAAACGTTTGATTTTGAAAATCTGCATATCGTTGTAAATGAAGTAGACGATAGCCGTATTACAAAATTGACGATTACAAAACGCCCAATAGTACTAGATGAATAA